In one window of Canis lupus baileyi chromosome 34, mCanLup2.hap1, whole genome shotgun sequence DNA:
- the LOC140624368 gene encoding protein CEBPZOS-like — MAHTMEPLAKKIFKGVLVVELLGIFGAYFLFNRMNTSQDFRQTMRKKFSFILEVYYKSIEQSGIYEVREQDQERWLNSKN, encoded by the coding sequence ATGGCTCACACTATGGAACCACTGGCAAAGAAGATCTTTAAAGGAGTTTTAGTAGTTGAACTCTTGGGCATTTTTGGAGCGTATTTTTTGTTTAATAGGATGAACACAAGCCAAGATTTCAGGCAGACAATGAGGAAGAAATTTTCCTTCATCTTGGAAGTTTATTACAAATCCATTGAACAGTCTGGAATATATGAAGTCAGAGAGCAAGATCAAGAAAGATGGCTGAATAGCAAAAATTAG